A window of Pusillimonas sp. DMV24BSW_D genomic DNA:
ACGGTACAGAATTTATAATTAGAAAATATTAAATGAAACAAATGTTTAACAATTCTATTTAAAATAAAACATCGGTTTAAAGTTGGCTTTTTTATTCTTTTGGAAGAAATTTTCCTAGGGTTATTCAGATCAGTGAAAACCCTTTGTTTTGATCATTTTTTGATCACTTTTGTTGTCGGTTAGCAACACAAAAACAGAAAGAACCGGGTTTTTGCGTGTTTGTGATGGCAAGAAGTCGGGATTTTTGTTGGAATACTCTTCAACTTCCCATCGCGGAGTTCAACAAGGCAACTGGGCAATGACCGGGTTGCCACTCAACTCAAATCTACGGAGATTTACTCATGAAAAAAAGTCTGCTTACAGCCGCGTTGATCGCCGGCTTCGCTGCAGGTGCGGTACAAGCTGAAACTTCCGTTACGCTGTACGGCCGCGTTGACGGTGGTTTTGGTTACCAGCAATTCAAAGGTACTGATGCTGCCGGCGCCGACGTTAAAGGCACAAACACTGGTATGGTCAGCGGTATCAACTCCGGCAACCGCTGGGGCTTGAAGGGTACCGAAGATCTGGGTGAAGGTCTGAAGGCGGTTTTCCAATTGGAAAGTGGTTTCGACCTGGGTACAGGTGAATCCGGTCAGGGTCAGCGTTTGTTCGGTCGCCATGCTACTGTTGGTTTAATGTCCGATTCCTGGGGGCGTCTCGACTTTGGCCGTCAAGCCAATATCGCCTCGAAATACTTCGCGGATATTGCAACTCCTTTTGGTACGACTTTCGGCCAAGCGAGTGTTGGATCGGCATTTAGCGTTGCTGGAAATCACCGCCTCGACAACATGATCATGTATCAAACCCCCAGCTTCTCCGGCTTCCAGTTCGGTGTTGGTTATTCCTTTAATGCCGACGGCAATCAGGAATTCAAGCGTTCGGGTGGCGGTGATCCCAACGTGCGTTCCTGGACAACGGGTTTGCGTTACGCAAACGGCCCTCTGGCCGCCGCATTGGTTTATGACCAGTTCAAGAACAGCGAAGCTGCCGGCGTAGCTGCTGCTGACAGCGGTGTAACAGTTAAGTCCTGGAATCTGGCTCTGAGCTATGACTTCGAAGTAGTTAAAGTTCACGCTGCAGGTGGTCAAACACGTAATGGCTGGTTCTCCGCTAACTCCAGCTTGGGCAGCAACAGCTACCTGGGCGACTTCCAGGGTAACTTGTCCGACGGTCTTGAACTCGATTCGTTCGCCGTTAACGACAACCTGAAAGTGAATTCCTACGCTTTGGGTCTGAGCGCACCTGTTGGTTCCGCCGGCAAGATCATGGCCAGCTGGATGATGTCTGATCCCAGCAACGCTGGTATCTACAACTGGGGTGAGGACAAGCAGAGCGTATACAGCCTTGGCTACAGCTACAAGCTGTCCAAGCGTACCAACATCTACGCTTTGGGTTCTTATGCTGACAACGTCAACTTCCAAGACGACCTGAAAGCTACTCAGTTCGCTGTTGGCTTGCGTCACCAGTTCTAATTTGAAGTTGTATTTCGCTTCAAATCTGAACGCGTCGTAAAAGACAAAAGCCACCTCTCGGGGTGGCTTTTGTTTTGCGTCGTTGTTTTGTATCAAAACAGGGTTAACCCCCAAATGTGCGTTCGCAAAATGATACAATCCAAAAGTTTACTTATCACGGTTGGACGCATGGCATGAACCTGCAAGAGTATTTCCCCGTTCTGCTGTTTGTTATTGTTGCCACGGGCATTGGCTTTGCGCTTTTAACGGTTGGCCGCGTGTTGGGGCCTCATCGCCCTGATGCTGAAAAGTTGTCTCCCTACGAGTGTGGTTTCGAAGCATTCGATGATTCGCGCATGAAGTTCGATGTGCGTTATTACCTGGTTGCCATTCTCTTCATTTTGTTCGATCTTGAAATTGCCTTTCTTTTCCCCTGGGCAATTGCGAACGATGCCCTGGGCATGGTTGGGTTCTGGACTGTAATGGTATTTCTGGCGGTGCTCACCGTTGGTTTCCTTTACGAGTGGAAGAAGGGCGCGCTCGACTGGGAGTAGTCGACGCTGCGCGTGGCAGATTTGTTATGGCCGGCATACGGCATTTATCGTTATTTGGGCTAAATCATGGCAATCGACGGCATTCTGAAAGAAGGCTTTATCACGACCAGTGCAGACAAGTTTTTGAACTGGGCCAAAACCGGTTCTTTGTGGCCAATGACATTCGGTCTGGCTTGCTGTGCCGTGGAAATGATGCACGCCGGCGCGGCGCGCTACGACCTTGACCAATTCGGTATTATTTTTCGCCCCAGTCCGCGTCAGTCCGATCTCATGATCGTGGCCGGCACTTTGTGCAACAAAATGGCACCTGCCTTGCGCAAGGTTTACGACCAAATGCCTGAGCCGCGTTGGGTGGTTTCCATGGGCTCCTGTGCGAACGGGGGCGGCTATTATCACTATTCTTATTCTGTCGTCAGGGGCTGCGATCGAATTGTCCCGGTCGATGTTTATGTGCCGGGGTGCCCCCCCACAGCGGAAGCGCTGGTTTACGGGCTTTTGCAAATGCAAAATAAAATTCGCCTCACCAACACCATCGCCCGCTAATTTGCGCGCCCCTTTAAATCGTCCGACGAATTTATTATGACCCGGCTTGAAACTCTGAAAAATCACCTGCAGACACAGTTTGCCCAAAACTGTTCCCTGAAGGAAGCGTTGAACGAGCTCACTCTTGATGTCCCGGCGGGCCAGTGGGTAGATGTCTGCACTGCTTTGCGTGATACACCGGCATTGTCTTTCGAACTATGCATCGATTTATGCGGGGTCGATTACGCCACATACGGCGAACCCGCCGCGCAGGTTGCGCCGCCCAAGTTTCCTCAACGTTATGCCGTTGTGATTCACCTGCTGTCTGTTGCGCACAATTGGCGGTTGCGAGTTCGTACATGGGTGCAAAACGATGAATTCCCCGTGATAGATACGCTGTTCAATGTCTGGCCTTCGGTGAACTGGTTCGAGCGCGAAGCATTCGATTTGTATGGCATTGTGTTCGAAGGTCACCCTGATTTGCGGCGCATTCTTACCGATTATGGGTTTATCGGGCATCCCTTCCGCAAAGATTTCCCTCTGTCGGGCAACGTTGAAATGCGTTACGACACCGAGCAGAAACGGGTGATTTATCAGCCGGTTTCCATTGAGCCGCGCGAAATTACGCCGCGTATCGTGCGTGAAGAGGGCTACGGAGTAGAGCGATAACATGGCTGAAATCAAGAATTACACCCTGAACTTCGGGCCTCAGCACCCTGCGGCACACGGCGTGTTGCGCCTGGTTCTTGAGCTCGACGGCGAAGTTATTCAGCGAGCCGATCCTCACATTGGTTTGTTGCATCGCGCTACCGAAAAACTGGCCGAGCACAAAACTTATTTGCAAAGCTTGCCTTACATGGATCGTCTTGATTACGTTTCCATGATGTGCAATGAGCACGCCTATGTGATGGCGATTGAAAAGCTCGCCGGCATAGATGTGCCGTTGCGCGCGCAGTATATCCGGGTCATGTTCGACGAAATCACCCGGATTCTGAATCATTTAATGTCTCTCGGCTCGCATGCGCTCGACGTGGGCGCCATGGCGGTATTTCTTTATACGTTCCGCGAGCGTGAAGACTTAATGGATTGTTACGAAGCCGTGTCTGGTGCCCGCATGCATGCGGCATACTATCGCCCGGGCGGCGTGTATCGCGACCTGCCTGACACCATGCCGCAGTATGGTGAAAGCAGCCAATACCGCAGTGCCAAAGAATTAAAAGCCATGAACGATGCACGTTCCGGCTCATTGCTCGACTTCATCGAAGATTTCACCAATCGTTTCCCAACCTGTATTGATGAATACGAAACACTGCTAACCGACAATCGCATCTGGAAGCAGCGTTTGGTGGGCGTTGGTGTAGTCGACCCGGATCGCGCCAAAGCGCTGGGCTTTACCGGGCCTATGCTGCGTGGTTCCGGTGTGGAATGGGATTTGCGTCGCACACAACCTTACGAAGTGTACGATCGCCTCGATTTCGACATACCGGTAGGTGTGAACGGCGACAGCTACGATCGTTATCTGGTGCGTGTGGCTGAAATGCGTGAAAGTAACCGCATTATTCGCCAGTGCGTTGAGTGGTTGCGCAATAACCCCGGCCCGGTCATCGTCGACAACCACAAAGTCGCGCCGCCTTCGCGCGAGGAAATGAAAACCGGGATGGAAGATCTCATTCACCATTTCAAGTTGTTTTCCGAAGGGATGCATGTGCCGCGTGGCGAGGCCTACAGTGCGGTTGAACATCCCAAAGGCGAATTTGGTATTTACATGATTTCCGATGGGGCCAATAAGCCGTATCGCTTGAAAATTCGTGCGCCGGGGTTTGCGCATTTGCAAGCGCTTGATGAAATGTCACGTGGGCACATGATTGCCGATGCGGTAACCATTATCGGTACGCTCGATATTGTGTTTGGTGAAATTGACCGCTAACGGGCGCAAGCCAAGGTAACGACCGGATCAAACTATGCTGCTTTCCGAAAAAGCCTATCAGAAAATTGACCGGGAACTGATCAAGTTCCCCGAAGAACAGAAGCAATCAGCCATTATGGCTGCATTGGCCATAGCCCAAGACGAGAAAGGTTGGGTTTCTATCGACGTTATTGAAGATGTTGCCCGTTATTTGCAGGTTCCACCTATTGCTGTTCAAGAGGTGGCAACGTTCTACAACATGTTCGATACCCAGCTTCCTGGTCGTTTCAAAATATCCGTGTGCACTAATTTGCCCTGTGCTTTGCGCGACGGCGTTAGCGCAGCGGAGCATTTGAAGAAAACGTTGGGTATCGGTTTTCATGAAACAACGCAAGACGGTCTCTTCTCATTGGTTGAGGGTGAGTGCATGGGCGCTTGTGGAGATTCCCCGGTCATGTTGGTGAACAACAAGCACATGTGTGTGCGCATGATGCCGGAAAAGATCGATGCCATGATCAATGAATTGAAACAGAACGGGGGGGCGCAATGAGCACCGCCGCTATTTTGCAAAAATTTTCGGAAGGCCTCGATATTGCGCCCAACAACGACTTGTCGCGCAGTATGATTTTTCATGGTCGTCATATCAGCCCGCAAATCGTGGCCGGTCTCGATGGCACGAATTGGCGCCTGGAAGATTACGTAAAGCGGGGCGGGTATGAAGCCTTGCGCAAAATTTTGTCCTCCGGCATGACACCGGAAGACGTCATTGAAGAGGTTAAAACCTCTGGTTTGCGTGGTCGTGGGGGGGCAGGCTTTCCCACCGGTTTGAAGTGGAGCTTCATGCCCCGCAACTTACCTGGTCAGAAATATCTGGTGTGTAACTCAGACGAAGGCGAACCGGGTACGTTCAAAGATCGCGATATTCTTCGCTTCAACCCGCATATTGTCATTGAAGGTATGGCCATTGCAGCTTACGCCATGGGTTGCAGCGTGGGCTACAACTATATTCACGGCGAAATTTTCGAAATATATGATCGTTTCGAAGAAGCGCTGGAAGAAGCGCGTAAAGCCGGTTTTCTGGGTGACAAAATCCTGGGCAGCAATTTCAGCTTCCAGTTGCACGCATTCCATGGTTACGGCGCCTATATTTGCGGGGAAGAAACCGCATTGTTGGAGTCGTTGGAAGGCAAGAAAGGTCAGCCACGTTTCAAACCGCCTTTCCCCGCCAGCTACGGTTTATACGGCAAGCCCACCACCATTAACAACACGGAAACGTTCGCTGCGGTGCCCTGGATTTTCCGCAACAGCGGTCAAGCCTATCTGGAAACCGGTATCCCCAATAATGGCGGCACAAAGCTGTTTTCTGTGTCGGGCGACGTTGAATTGCCCGGGAATTATGAAGTTCCAATGGGCACGCCGTTTTCGGAGCTTTTGAAGTTGGCAGGCGGCATGCGTGGCGGGCGTAAAATCAAAGCGGTGATTCCCGGAGGGTCGAGTGCTCCGGTGGTGCCGGGCGACGTCATGATGGAAACCACCATGGATTACGACGGCATTACCAAGGCCGGCTCGATGCTGGGTTCGGGGGCCGTCATCGTCATGGACGAAACCCGCTGCATGGTGAAATCTTTGATGCGTCTGTCTTATTTTTACTATGAAGAAAGCTGCGGGCAGTGCACACCGTGTC
This region includes:
- a CDS encoding NADH-quinone oxidoreductase subunit A, whose translation is MNLQEYFPVLLFVIVATGIGFALLTVGRVLGPHRPDAEKLSPYECGFEAFDDSRMKFDVRYYLVAILFILFDLEIAFLFPWAIANDALGMVGFWTVMVFLAVLTVGFLYEWKKGALDWE
- a CDS encoding NADH-quinone oxidoreductase subunit D, which gives rise to MAEIKNYTLNFGPQHPAAHGVLRLVLELDGEVIQRADPHIGLLHRATEKLAEHKTYLQSLPYMDRLDYVSMMCNEHAYVMAIEKLAGIDVPLRAQYIRVMFDEITRILNHLMSLGSHALDVGAMAVFLYTFREREDLMDCYEAVSGARMHAAYYRPGGVYRDLPDTMPQYGESSQYRSAKELKAMNDARSGSLLDFIEDFTNRFPTCIDEYETLLTDNRIWKQRLVGVGVVDPDRAKALGFTGPMLRGSGVEWDLRRTQPYEVYDRLDFDIPVGVNGDSYDRYLVRVAEMRESNRIIRQCVEWLRNNPGPVIVDNHKVAPPSREEMKTGMEDLIHHFKLFSEGMHVPRGEAYSAVEHPKGEFGIYMISDGANKPYRLKIRAPGFAHLQALDEMSRGHMIADAVTIIGTLDIVFGEIDR
- a CDS encoding porin, encoding MKKSLLTAALIAGFAAGAVQAETSVTLYGRVDGGFGYQQFKGTDAAGADVKGTNTGMVSGINSGNRWGLKGTEDLGEGLKAVFQLESGFDLGTGESGQGQRLFGRHATVGLMSDSWGRLDFGRQANIASKYFADIATPFGTTFGQASVGSAFSVAGNHRLDNMIMYQTPSFSGFQFGVGYSFNADGNQEFKRSGGGDPNVRSWTTGLRYANGPLAAALVYDQFKNSEAAGVAAADSGVTVKSWNLALSYDFEVVKVHAAGGQTRNGWFSANSSLGSNSYLGDFQGNLSDGLELDSFAVNDNLKVNSYALGLSAPVGSAGKIMASWMMSDPSNAGIYNWGEDKQSVYSLGYSYKLSKRTNIYALGSYADNVNFQDDLKATQFAVGLRHQF
- the nuoF gene encoding NADH-quinone oxidoreductase subunit NuoF, encoding MSTAAILQKFSEGLDIAPNNDLSRSMIFHGRHISPQIVAGLDGTNWRLEDYVKRGGYEALRKILSSGMTPEDVIEEVKTSGLRGRGGAGFPTGLKWSFMPRNLPGQKYLVCNSDEGEPGTFKDRDILRFNPHIVIEGMAIAAYAMGCSVGYNYIHGEIFEIYDRFEEALEEARKAGFLGDKILGSNFSFQLHAFHGYGAYICGEETALLESLEGKKGQPRFKPPFPASYGLYGKPTTINNTETFAAVPWIFRNSGQAYLETGIPNNGGTKLFSVSGDVELPGNYEVPMGTPFSELLKLAGGMRGGRKIKAVIPGGSSAPVVPGDVMMETTMDYDGITKAGSMLGSGAVIVMDETRCMVKSLMRLSYFYYEESCGQCTPCREGTGWLYRMVHRIEHGQGRPEDLEVLDSVAHNIMGRTICALGDAAAMPVRSFIKHFRDEFAHHIEHKSCVVPKYL
- a CDS encoding NADH-quinone oxidoreductase subunit C, with translation MTRLETLKNHLQTQFAQNCSLKEALNELTLDVPAGQWVDVCTALRDTPALSFELCIDLCGVDYATYGEPAAQVAPPKFPQRYAVVIHLLSVAHNWRLRVRTWVQNDEFPVIDTLFNVWPSVNWFEREAFDLYGIVFEGHPDLRRILTDYGFIGHPFRKDFPLSGNVEMRYDTEQKRVIYQPVSIEPREITPRIVREEGYGVER
- the nuoE gene encoding NADH-quinone oxidoreductase subunit NuoE, whose product is MLLSEKAYQKIDRELIKFPEEQKQSAIMAALAIAQDEKGWVSIDVIEDVARYLQVPPIAVQEVATFYNMFDTQLPGRFKISVCTNLPCALRDGVSAAEHLKKTLGIGFHETTQDGLFSLVEGECMGACGDSPVMLVNNKHMCVRMMPEKIDAMINELKQNGGAQ
- a CDS encoding NuoB/complex I 20 kDa subunit family protein; this translates as MAIDGILKEGFITTSADKFLNWAKTGSLWPMTFGLACCAVEMMHAGAARYDLDQFGIIFRPSPRQSDLMIVAGTLCNKMAPALRKVYDQMPEPRWVVSMGSCANGGGYYHYSYSVVRGCDRIVPVDVYVPGCPPTAEALVYGLLQMQNKIRLTNTIAR